One Streptomyces mobaraensis NBRC 13819 = DSM 40847 DNA segment encodes these proteins:
- a CDS encoding DUF503 domain-containing protein → MYVGTLSFDLLLGDVRSLKEKRSVVRPIVAELHRKYAVSVAEVGEQDLYRRAVIGLAAVSGDMGHLTDLLDRCERWVAARPEVDLLSARRRFHGEHDD, encoded by the coding sequence ATGTATGTAGGGACGCTGTCCTTCGACCTCCTCCTCGGCGACGTGCGGTCGCTGAAGGAGAAGCGCTCCGTCGTCCGCCCGATCGTCGCCGAGCTGCACCGCAAGTACGCGGTGAGCGTGGCGGAGGTCGGCGAGCAGGACCTCTACCGCAGGGCCGTGATCGGTCTGGCGGCGGTCTCCGGCGACATGGGGCACCTCACGGACCTGTTGGACCGCTGCGAGCGCTGGGTCGCCGCACGTCCTGAAGTGGACCTGCTGTCCGCGCGGCGGCGGTTCCACGGCGAGCACGACGACTGA